In Mytilus edulis chromosome 6, xbMytEdul2.2, whole genome shotgun sequence, the following proteins share a genomic window:
- the LOC139528132 gene encoding pantetheinase-like, protein MFFGIIVFCFYSSTNSLASNKYKGAVFEHSVIMPENTKVWVNRSYALENMMKNIDVYQIQAMKAGKEKVDILVFPEDGIYGYRFNRKGVESYLEYIPDPDLEDWNACDEPDRYNNTEIQRSLSCMAKNNELYIVANIGDNQPCSRKNDPNCPPDGHYQFNTAVVYNKTGYLITKYHKINLFYEYQFDVPPERKSVSFETPFGKFGVMICFDIIFRNPAIELLENHNIDNIVFPTAWMDALPILAAIQFHSAFAAGANVNFLAANLKNSSIKVHGSGIYSAEGYLDFHYDNEDVGKLLIAEIPIRNRKRNSYPEPKNMTEENNSMTTNNRFQSLVFRDLYNFVPLVDIQGKRTICHNKLCCSLTYEKKMDTDDVFAFGAFDGLHTFEGTGYIQVCILLKCKNSSLTSCGEPEQNSITFFKQFKIEGTFTTSYIYPEILLSNASDLLLLAAPNTWNYAKGILQSENQFEYPVVSAAMLARVYENDLTINHGNHMLPEIVVITALLAISNYILG, encoded by the exons ATGTTTTTCGGaataattgtattttgtttttattcttctaCAAATTCATTAGCTTCAAACAAATATAAAGGAGCAGTATTCGAACATAGTGTTATAATGCCAGAGAATACAAAAGTATGGGTGAATCGATCTTATGCATtagaaaatatgatgaaaaacaTTGATGTTTACCAGATACAGGCAATGAAAGCAGGAAAAGAG AAAGTGGATATTTTAGTTTTCCCAGAAGATGGAATCTATGGATATAGGTTCAATAGAAAAGGTGTGGAATCTTATCTAGAATACATCCCAGATCCAGACCTTGAAGATTGGAATGCTTGTGATGAACCAGATAGATATAACAATACAGAAATTCAGCGCTCTCTTAGCTGTATGGCAAAAAACAATGAATTGTACATTGTAGCAAATATAGGAGATAACCAACCATGTAGTCGTAAAAATGATCCTAATTGTCCACCCGATGGTCATTACCAATTTAATACAGCAGTAGTATACAATAAAACTGGTTACCTGATAACTAAATATCATAAGATcaatttattttatgaatatcaGTTTGATGTCCCACCGGAAAGAAAGTCTGTATCATTCGAAACCCCTTTTGGAAAATTTGGAGTAATGATATGCTTTGATATAATTTTTCGGAATCCTGCTATTGAGTTGCTAGAAAACCATAACATTGACAATATCGTATTCCCAACGGCATGGATGGATGCTCTACCAATATTAGCCGCGATACAGTTTCATTCCGCGTTTGCTGCCGGTGCAAACGTAAATTTCCTCGCTGCAAATTTGAAAAACTCTAGTATCAAAGTTCATGGCAGTGGTATCTACTCCGCAGAAGGATATCTCGATTTTCATTACGATAATGAAGATGTTGGAAAACTTCTCATAGCAGAAATTCCTATTCGCAATAGGAAACGAAACTCCTATCCTGAACCTAAAAATATGACAGAAGAAAACAATTCTATGACTACGAATAATAGATTTCAGTCCCTTGTTTTTCGTGATCTTTACAATTTTGTACCATTAGTTGATATTCAAGGTAAAAGGACAATATGTCATAACAAACTTTGCTGTTCACTCACCTACGAAAAGAAAATGGATACTGATGACGTTTTTGCTTTTGGTGCGTTTGATGGACTCCATACATTTGAAGGTACCGGTTACATCCAAGTTTGTATACTACTGAAGTGTAAAAACAGTAGTCTCACAAGTTGTGGAGAACCAGAACAAAACAGCATAACATTTTTCAAGCAATTTAAAATCGAAGGTACATTTACTACTTCATACATATATCCCGAAATTTTGTTGTCTAACGCTAGCGATTTACTACTTTTAGCAGCTCCGAACACTTGGAATTACGCAAAAGGCATTCTTCAGAGTGAAAATCAGTTTGAATATCCAGTCGTGTCAGCGGCCATGTTGGCGAGGGTATATGAAAATGATTTGACAATAAATCATGGAAATCACATGTTACCTGAAATCGTCGTGATAACTGCTTTGTTAGCTATTTCGAACTACATCttgggttga